The Macaca nemestrina isolate mMacNem1 chromosome 12, mMacNem.hap1, whole genome shotgun sequence genome contains a region encoding:
- the LOC105476406 gene encoding transmembrane protein 25 isoform X7 encodes MGSGERRFLWGRGAWRRSMSVCECACVQGVVARMLVASVYLRACVSLYCSLESVLGSAPAGCPGVCWVGLYLWALPFVSVPSPLGAGLYLCLRTWFFLFLESKFLEQLLDLPAVTWLTRRPAPFSQQPGAQARATMALPPGPATLRHTLLLLPALLSSGWGELAPQIDGQTWAERALRENERHAFTCRVAGGPGTPRLAWYLDGQLQEASTSRLLSVGGEAFSGGTSTFTVTAHRAQHELNCSLQDPSSGQSANASVILNVQFKPEIAQVGAKYQEAQGPGLLVVLFALVRANPPANVTWIDQDGPVTVNTSDFLVLDAQNYPWLTNHTVQLQLRSLAHNLSVVATNDVGVTSASLPAPGPSRRPSLISSDSNNLKLNNVRLPRENMSLPSNLQLNDLTPDSRAVKPADRPMAQNNSRPELLDPEPGGLLTSRGFIRLPMLGYIYRVSSVSSDEIWL; translated from the exons aTGGGATCGGGAGAAAGGCGATTCCTTTGGGGGAGGGGCGCGTGGAGACGgagtatgagtgtgtgtgagtgtgcgtgtgtgcaaGGTGTGGTTGCACGGATGCTGGTTGCTTCTGTGTATCTGCGGGCGTGTGTCTCTTTGTATTGTAGCCTGGAGTCAGTGCTCGGTTCTGCACCTGCAGGATGTCCAGGTGTCTGCTGGGTGGGTCTGTACCTTTGGGCTTTGCCCTTCGTGTCCGTGCCTTCGCCACTGGGGGCTGGTCTATATTTGTGTCTCCGTACATGGTTCTTTTTGTTTCTGGAGAGTAAATTCCTGGAGCAATTGCTAGACCTACCTGCTGTCACCTGGCTGACACGGAGGCCCGCCCCCTTCTCTCAGCAGCCTGGGGCCCAGGCCCGGGCCACCATGGCGCTGCCTCCAGGCCCAGCCACCCTCCGGCACACACTGCTGCTCCTGCCAGCCCTTCTGAGCTCAG GTTGGGGGGAGTTGGCGCCACAAATAGATGGTCAGACCTGGGCTGAGCGGGCACTTCGGGAGAATGAACGCCACGCCTTCACCTGCCGGGTGGCAGGGGGGCCTGGCACCCCCAGATTGGCCTGGTATCTGGATGGACAGCTGCAGGAGGCCAGCACCTCAAGACTGCTGAGCGTGGGAGGGGAGGCCTTCTCTGGAGGCACCAGCACCTTCACTGTCACTGCCCACCGGGCCCAGCATGAGCTCAACTGCTCCCTGCAGGACCCCAGCAGTGGCCAATCAGCCAACGCCTCTGTCATCCTCAATGTGCAAT TCAAGCCAGAGATTGCCCAAGTCGGCGCCAAGTACCAGGAAGCTCAGGGCCCAGGCCTCCTGGTTGTCCTGTTTGCCCTTGTGCGTGCCAACCCGCCTGCCAATGTCACCTGGATCGACCAGGATGGGCCAGTGACTGTCAACACCTCTGACTTCCTGGTGCTGGATGCGCAGAACTACCCCTGGCTCACCAACCATACAGTACAGCTGCAGCTCCGCAGCCTGGCGCACAACCTCTCGGTGGTGGCCACCAATGATGTGGGTGTCACCAGTGCCTCACTTCCAGCCCCAG GCCCCTCCCGGCGCCCATCTCTTATATCAAG TGACTCCAACAACCTAAAACTCAACAACGTGCGCCTGCCACGGGAGAACATGTCCCTCCCGTCCAACCTTCAGCTCAATGACCTCACTCCAGATTCCAGAG CAGTGAAACCAGCAGACCGGCCGATGGCTCAGAACAACAGCCGGCCAGAGCTTCTGGACCCGGAGCCCGGCGGCCTCCTCACCAGCCGAG GTTTCATCCGCCTCCCAATGCTGGGCTATATCTATCGAGTGTCCAGCGTGAGCAGTGATGAGATCTGGCTTTGA
- the LOC105476406 gene encoding transmembrane protein 25 isoform X5, with product MGSGERRFLWGRGAWRRSMSVCECACVQGVVARMLVASVYLRACVSLYCSLESVLGSAPAGCPGVCWVGLYLWALPFVSVPSPLGAGLYLCLRTWFFLFLESKFLEQLLDLPAVTWLTRRPAPFSQQPGAQARATMALPPGPATLRHTLLLLPALLSSGGPGTPRLAWYLDGQLQEASTSRLLSVGGEAFSGGTSTFTVTAHRAQHELNCSLQDPSSGQSANASVILNVQFKPEIAQVGAKYQEAQGPGLLVVLFALVRANPPANVTWIDQDGPVTVNTSDFLVLDAQNYPWLTNHTVQLQLRSLAHNLSVVATNDVGVTSASLPAPGLLATRVEVPLLGIVVAAGLALGTLVGFSTLVACLVCRKEKKTKGPSRRPSLISSDSNNLKLNNVRLPRENMSLPSNLQLNDLTPDSRAVKPADRPMAQNNSRPELLDPEPGGLLTSRGFIRLPMLGYIYRVSSVSSDEIWL from the exons aTGGGATCGGGAGAAAGGCGATTCCTTTGGGGGAGGGGCGCGTGGAGACGgagtatgagtgtgtgtgagtgtgcgtgtgtgcaaGGTGTGGTTGCACGGATGCTGGTTGCTTCTGTGTATCTGCGGGCGTGTGTCTCTTTGTATTGTAGCCTGGAGTCAGTGCTCGGTTCTGCACCTGCAGGATGTCCAGGTGTCTGCTGGGTGGGTCTGTACCTTTGGGCTTTGCCCTTCGTGTCCGTGCCTTCGCCACTGGGGGCTGGTCTATATTTGTGTCTCCGTACATGGTTCTTTTTGTTTCTGGAGAGTAAATTCCTGGAGCAATTGCTAGACCTACCTGCTGTCACCTGGCTGACACGGAGGCCCGCCCCCTTCTCTCAGCAGCCTGGGGCCCAGGCCCGGGCCACCATGGCGCTGCCTCCAGGCCCAGCCACCCTCCGGCACACACTGCTGCTCCTGCCAGCCCTTCTGAGCTCAG GGGGGCCTGGCACCCCCAGATTGGCCTGGTATCTGGATGGACAGCTGCAGGAGGCCAGCACCTCAAGACTGCTGAGCGTGGGAGGGGAGGCCTTCTCTGGAGGCACCAGCACCTTCACTGTCACTGCCCACCGGGCCCAGCATGAGCTCAACTGCTCCCTGCAGGACCCCAGCAGTGGCCAATCAGCCAACGCCTCTGTCATCCTCAATGTGCAAT TCAAGCCAGAGATTGCCCAAGTCGGCGCCAAGTACCAGGAAGCTCAGGGCCCAGGCCTCCTGGTTGTCCTGTTTGCCCTTGTGCGTGCCAACCCGCCTGCCAATGTCACCTGGATCGACCAGGATGGGCCAGTGACTGTCAACACCTCTGACTTCCTGGTGCTGGATGCGCAGAACTACCCCTGGCTCACCAACCATACAGTACAGCTGCAGCTCCGCAGCCTGGCGCACAACCTCTCGGTGGTGGCCACCAATGATGTGGGTGTCACCAGTGCCTCACTTCCAGCCCCAG GGCTTCTGGCTACCCGGGTGGAAGTACCACTGCTGGGCATTGTTGTGGCTGCTGGGCTTGCCCTGGGCACCCTCGTGGGGTTCAGCACCTTGGTGGCCTGCCTGGTCtgtaggaaagagaagaaaaccaaag GCCCCTCCCGGCGCCCATCTCTTATATCAAG TGACTCCAACAACCTAAAACTCAACAACGTGCGCCTGCCACGGGAGAACATGTCCCTCCCGTCCAACCTTCAGCTCAATGACCTCACTCCAGATTCCAGAG CAGTGAAACCAGCAGACCGGCCGATGGCTCAGAACAACAGCCGGCCAGAGCTTCTGGACCCGGAGCCCGGCGGCCTCCTCACCAGCCGAG GTTTCATCCGCCTCCCAATGCTGGGCTATATCTATCGAGTGTCCAGCGTGAGCAGTGATGAGATCTGGCTTTGA
- the LOC105476406 gene encoding transmembrane protein 25 isoform X6 codes for MGSGERRFLWGRGAWRRSMSVCECACVQGVVARMLVASVYLRACVSLYCSLESVLGSAPAGCPGVCWVGLYLWALPFVSVPSPLGAGLYLCLRTWFFLFLESKFLEQLLDLPAVTWLTRRPAPFSQQPGAQARATMALPPGPATLRHTLLLLPALLSSEAPCCVPGWGELAPQIDGQTWAERALRENERHAFTCRVAGGPGTPRLAWYLDGQLQEASTSRLLSVGGEAFSGGTSTFTVTAHRAQHELNCSLQDPSSGQSANASVILNVQFKPEIAQVGAKYQEAQGPGLLVVLFALVRANPPANVTWIDQDGPVTVNTSDFLVLDAQNYPWLTNHTVQLQLRSLAHNLSVVATNDVGVTSASLPAPGPSRRPSLISSDSNNLKLNNVRLPRENMSLPSNLQLNDLTPDSRAVKPADRPMAQNNSRPELLDPEPGGLLTSRGFIRLPMLGYIYRVSSVSSDEIWL; via the exons aTGGGATCGGGAGAAAGGCGATTCCTTTGGGGGAGGGGCGCGTGGAGACGgagtatgagtgtgtgtgagtgtgcgtgtgtgcaaGGTGTGGTTGCACGGATGCTGGTTGCTTCTGTGTATCTGCGGGCGTGTGTCTCTTTGTATTGTAGCCTGGAGTCAGTGCTCGGTTCTGCACCTGCAGGATGTCCAGGTGTCTGCTGGGTGGGTCTGTACCTTTGGGCTTTGCCCTTCGTGTCCGTGCCTTCGCCACTGGGGGCTGGTCTATATTTGTGTCTCCGTACATGGTTCTTTTTGTTTCTGGAGAGTAAATTCCTGGAGCAATTGCTAGACCTACCTGCTGTCACCTGGCTGACACGGAGGCCCGCCCCCTTCTCTCAGCAGCCTGGGGCCCAGGCCCGGGCCACCATGGCGCTGCCTCCAGGCCCAGCCACCCTCCGGCACACACTGCTGCTCCTGCCAGCCCTTCTGAGCTCAG AGGCCCCCTGCTGTGTTCCAGGTTGGGGGGAGTTGGCGCCACAAATAGATGGTCAGACCTGGGCTGAGCGGGCACTTCGGGAGAATGAACGCCACGCCTTCACCTGCCGGGTGGCAGGGGGGCCTGGCACCCCCAGATTGGCCTGGTATCTGGATGGACAGCTGCAGGAGGCCAGCACCTCAAGACTGCTGAGCGTGGGAGGGGAGGCCTTCTCTGGAGGCACCAGCACCTTCACTGTCACTGCCCACCGGGCCCAGCATGAGCTCAACTGCTCCCTGCAGGACCCCAGCAGTGGCCAATCAGCCAACGCCTCTGTCATCCTCAATGTGCAAT TCAAGCCAGAGATTGCCCAAGTCGGCGCCAAGTACCAGGAAGCTCAGGGCCCAGGCCTCCTGGTTGTCCTGTTTGCCCTTGTGCGTGCCAACCCGCCTGCCAATGTCACCTGGATCGACCAGGATGGGCCAGTGACTGTCAACACCTCTGACTTCCTGGTGCTGGATGCGCAGAACTACCCCTGGCTCACCAACCATACAGTACAGCTGCAGCTCCGCAGCCTGGCGCACAACCTCTCGGTGGTGGCCACCAATGATGTGGGTGTCACCAGTGCCTCACTTCCAGCCCCAG GCCCCTCCCGGCGCCCATCTCTTATATCAAG TGACTCCAACAACCTAAAACTCAACAACGTGCGCCTGCCACGGGAGAACATGTCCCTCCCGTCCAACCTTCAGCTCAATGACCTCACTCCAGATTCCAGAG CAGTGAAACCAGCAGACCGGCCGATGGCTCAGAACAACAGCCGGCCAGAGCTTCTGGACCCGGAGCCCGGCGGCCTCCTCACCAGCCGAG GTTTCATCCGCCTCCCAATGCTGGGCTATATCTATCGAGTGTCCAGCGTGAGCAGTGATGAGATCTGGCTTTGA
- the LOC105476406 gene encoding transmembrane protein 25 isoform X3: MGSGERRFLWGRGAWRRSMSVCECACVQGVVARMLVASVYLRACVSLYCSLESVLGSAPAGCPGVCWVGLYLWALPFVSVPSPLGAGLYLCLRTWFFLFLESKFLEQLLDLPAVTWLTRRPAPFSQQPGAQARATMALPPGPATLRHTLLLLPALLSSGWGELAPQIDGQTWAERALRENERHAFTCRVAGGPGTPRLAWYLDGQLQEASTSRLLSVGGEAFSGGTSTFTVTAHRAQHELNCSLQDPSSGQSANASVILNVQFKPEIAQVGAKYQEAQGPGLLVVLFALVRANPPANVTWIDQDGPVTVNTSDFLVLDAQNYPWLTNHTVQLQLRSLAHNLSVVATNDVGVTSASLPAPGLLATRVEVPLLGIVVAAGLALGTLVGFSTLVACLVCRKEKKTKGPSRRPSLISSDSNNLKLNNVRLPRENMSLPSNLQLNDLTPDSRAVKPADRPMAQNNSRPELLDPEPGGLLTSRGFIRLPMLGYIYRVSSVSSDEIWL; encoded by the exons aTGGGATCGGGAGAAAGGCGATTCCTTTGGGGGAGGGGCGCGTGGAGACGgagtatgagtgtgtgtgagtgtgcgtgtgtgcaaGGTGTGGTTGCACGGATGCTGGTTGCTTCTGTGTATCTGCGGGCGTGTGTCTCTTTGTATTGTAGCCTGGAGTCAGTGCTCGGTTCTGCACCTGCAGGATGTCCAGGTGTCTGCTGGGTGGGTCTGTACCTTTGGGCTTTGCCCTTCGTGTCCGTGCCTTCGCCACTGGGGGCTGGTCTATATTTGTGTCTCCGTACATGGTTCTTTTTGTTTCTGGAGAGTAAATTCCTGGAGCAATTGCTAGACCTACCTGCTGTCACCTGGCTGACACGGAGGCCCGCCCCCTTCTCTCAGCAGCCTGGGGCCCAGGCCCGGGCCACCATGGCGCTGCCTCCAGGCCCAGCCACCCTCCGGCACACACTGCTGCTCCTGCCAGCCCTTCTGAGCTCAG GTTGGGGGGAGTTGGCGCCACAAATAGATGGTCAGACCTGGGCTGAGCGGGCACTTCGGGAGAATGAACGCCACGCCTTCACCTGCCGGGTGGCAGGGGGGCCTGGCACCCCCAGATTGGCCTGGTATCTGGATGGACAGCTGCAGGAGGCCAGCACCTCAAGACTGCTGAGCGTGGGAGGGGAGGCCTTCTCTGGAGGCACCAGCACCTTCACTGTCACTGCCCACCGGGCCCAGCATGAGCTCAACTGCTCCCTGCAGGACCCCAGCAGTGGCCAATCAGCCAACGCCTCTGTCATCCTCAATGTGCAAT TCAAGCCAGAGATTGCCCAAGTCGGCGCCAAGTACCAGGAAGCTCAGGGCCCAGGCCTCCTGGTTGTCCTGTTTGCCCTTGTGCGTGCCAACCCGCCTGCCAATGTCACCTGGATCGACCAGGATGGGCCAGTGACTGTCAACACCTCTGACTTCCTGGTGCTGGATGCGCAGAACTACCCCTGGCTCACCAACCATACAGTACAGCTGCAGCTCCGCAGCCTGGCGCACAACCTCTCGGTGGTGGCCACCAATGATGTGGGTGTCACCAGTGCCTCACTTCCAGCCCCAG GGCTTCTGGCTACCCGGGTGGAAGTACCACTGCTGGGCATTGTTGTGGCTGCTGGGCTTGCCCTGGGCACCCTCGTGGGGTTCAGCACCTTGGTGGCCTGCCTGGTCtgtaggaaagagaagaaaaccaaag GCCCCTCCCGGCGCCCATCTCTTATATCAAG TGACTCCAACAACCTAAAACTCAACAACGTGCGCCTGCCACGGGAGAACATGTCCCTCCCGTCCAACCTTCAGCTCAATGACCTCACTCCAGATTCCAGAG CAGTGAAACCAGCAGACCGGCCGATGGCTCAGAACAACAGCCGGCCAGAGCTTCTGGACCCGGAGCCCGGCGGCCTCCTCACCAGCCGAG GTTTCATCCGCCTCCCAATGCTGGGCTATATCTATCGAGTGTCCAGCGTGAGCAGTGATGAGATCTGGCTTTGA
- the LOC105476406 gene encoding transmembrane protein 25 isoform X8, with protein sequence MGSGERRFLWGRGAWRRSMSVCECACVQGVVARMLVASVYLRACVSLYCSLESVLGSAPAGCPGVCWVGLYLWALPFVSVPSPLGAGLYLCLRTWFFLFLESKFLEQLLDLPAVTWLTRRPAPFSQQPGAQARATMALPPGPATLRHTLLLLPALLSSGWGELAPQIDGQTWAERALRENERHAFTCRVAGGPGTPRLAWYLDGQLQEASTSRLLSVGGEAFSGGTSTFTVTAHRAQHELNCSLQDPSSGQSANASVILNVQFKPEIAQVGAKYQEAQGPGLLVVLFALVRANPPANVTWIDQDGPVTVNTSDFLVLDAQNYPWLTNHTVQLQLRSLAHNLSVVATNDVGVTSASLPAPGPSRRPSLISSDSNNLKLNNVRLPRENMSLPSNLQLNDLTPDSRVKPADRPMAQNNSRPELLDPEPGGLLTSRGFIRLPMLGYIYRVSSVSSDEIWL encoded by the exons aTGGGATCGGGAGAAAGGCGATTCCTTTGGGGGAGGGGCGCGTGGAGACGgagtatgagtgtgtgtgagtgtgcgtgtgtgcaaGGTGTGGTTGCACGGATGCTGGTTGCTTCTGTGTATCTGCGGGCGTGTGTCTCTTTGTATTGTAGCCTGGAGTCAGTGCTCGGTTCTGCACCTGCAGGATGTCCAGGTGTCTGCTGGGTGGGTCTGTACCTTTGGGCTTTGCCCTTCGTGTCCGTGCCTTCGCCACTGGGGGCTGGTCTATATTTGTGTCTCCGTACATGGTTCTTTTTGTTTCTGGAGAGTAAATTCCTGGAGCAATTGCTAGACCTACCTGCTGTCACCTGGCTGACACGGAGGCCCGCCCCCTTCTCTCAGCAGCCTGGGGCCCAGGCCCGGGCCACCATGGCGCTGCCTCCAGGCCCAGCCACCCTCCGGCACACACTGCTGCTCCTGCCAGCCCTTCTGAGCTCAG GTTGGGGGGAGTTGGCGCCACAAATAGATGGTCAGACCTGGGCTGAGCGGGCACTTCGGGAGAATGAACGCCACGCCTTCACCTGCCGGGTGGCAGGGGGGCCTGGCACCCCCAGATTGGCCTGGTATCTGGATGGACAGCTGCAGGAGGCCAGCACCTCAAGACTGCTGAGCGTGGGAGGGGAGGCCTTCTCTGGAGGCACCAGCACCTTCACTGTCACTGCCCACCGGGCCCAGCATGAGCTCAACTGCTCCCTGCAGGACCCCAGCAGTGGCCAATCAGCCAACGCCTCTGTCATCCTCAATGTGCAAT TCAAGCCAGAGATTGCCCAAGTCGGCGCCAAGTACCAGGAAGCTCAGGGCCCAGGCCTCCTGGTTGTCCTGTTTGCCCTTGTGCGTGCCAACCCGCCTGCCAATGTCACCTGGATCGACCAGGATGGGCCAGTGACTGTCAACACCTCTGACTTCCTGGTGCTGGATGCGCAGAACTACCCCTGGCTCACCAACCATACAGTACAGCTGCAGCTCCGCAGCCTGGCGCACAACCTCTCGGTGGTGGCCACCAATGATGTGGGTGTCACCAGTGCCTCACTTCCAGCCCCAG GCCCCTCCCGGCGCCCATCTCTTATATCAAG TGACTCCAACAACCTAAAACTCAACAACGTGCGCCTGCCACGGGAGAACATGTCCCTCCCGTCCAACCTTCAGCTCAATGACCTCACTCCAGATTCCAGAG TGAAACCAGCAGACCGGCCGATGGCTCAGAACAACAGCCGGCCAGAGCTTCTGGACCCGGAGCCCGGCGGCCTCCTCACCAGCCGAG GTTTCATCCGCCTCCCAATGCTGGGCTATATCTATCGAGTGTCCAGCGTGAGCAGTGATGAGATCTGGCTTTGA
- the LOC105476406 gene encoding transmembrane protein 25 isoform X2 gives MGSGERRFLWGRGAWRRSMSVCECACVQGVVARMLVASVYLRACVSLYCSLESVLGSAPAGCPGVCWVGLYLWALPFVSVPSPLGAGLYLCLRTWFFLFLESKFLEQLLDLPAVTWLTRRPAPFSQQPGAQARATMALPPGPATLRHTLLLLPALLSSEAPCCVPGWGELAPQIDGQTWAERALRENERHAFTCRVAGGPGTPRLAWYLDGQLQEASTSRLLSVGGEAFSGGTSTFTVTAHRAQHELNCSLQDPSSGQSANASVILNVQFKPEIAQVGAKYQEAQGPGLLVVLFALVRANPPANVTWIDQDGPVTVNTSDFLVLDAQNYPWLTNHTVQLQLRSLAHNLSVVATNDVGVTSASLPAPGLLATRVEVPLLGIVVAAGLALGTLVGFSTLVACLVCRKEKKTKGPSRRPSLISSDSNNLKLNNVRLPRENMSLPSNLQLNDLTPDSRVKPADRPMAQNNSRPELLDPEPGGLLTSRGFIRLPMLGYIYRVSSVSSDEIWL, from the exons aTGGGATCGGGAGAAAGGCGATTCCTTTGGGGGAGGGGCGCGTGGAGACGgagtatgagtgtgtgtgagtgtgcgtgtgtgcaaGGTGTGGTTGCACGGATGCTGGTTGCTTCTGTGTATCTGCGGGCGTGTGTCTCTTTGTATTGTAGCCTGGAGTCAGTGCTCGGTTCTGCACCTGCAGGATGTCCAGGTGTCTGCTGGGTGGGTCTGTACCTTTGGGCTTTGCCCTTCGTGTCCGTGCCTTCGCCACTGGGGGCTGGTCTATATTTGTGTCTCCGTACATGGTTCTTTTTGTTTCTGGAGAGTAAATTCCTGGAGCAATTGCTAGACCTACCTGCTGTCACCTGGCTGACACGGAGGCCCGCCCCCTTCTCTCAGCAGCCTGGGGCCCAGGCCCGGGCCACCATGGCGCTGCCTCCAGGCCCAGCCACCCTCCGGCACACACTGCTGCTCCTGCCAGCCCTTCTGAGCTCAG AGGCCCCCTGCTGTGTTCCAGGTTGGGGGGAGTTGGCGCCACAAATAGATGGTCAGACCTGGGCTGAGCGGGCACTTCGGGAGAATGAACGCCACGCCTTCACCTGCCGGGTGGCAGGGGGGCCTGGCACCCCCAGATTGGCCTGGTATCTGGATGGACAGCTGCAGGAGGCCAGCACCTCAAGACTGCTGAGCGTGGGAGGGGAGGCCTTCTCTGGAGGCACCAGCACCTTCACTGTCACTGCCCACCGGGCCCAGCATGAGCTCAACTGCTCCCTGCAGGACCCCAGCAGTGGCCAATCAGCCAACGCCTCTGTCATCCTCAATGTGCAAT TCAAGCCAGAGATTGCCCAAGTCGGCGCCAAGTACCAGGAAGCTCAGGGCCCAGGCCTCCTGGTTGTCCTGTTTGCCCTTGTGCGTGCCAACCCGCCTGCCAATGTCACCTGGATCGACCAGGATGGGCCAGTGACTGTCAACACCTCTGACTTCCTGGTGCTGGATGCGCAGAACTACCCCTGGCTCACCAACCATACAGTACAGCTGCAGCTCCGCAGCCTGGCGCACAACCTCTCGGTGGTGGCCACCAATGATGTGGGTGTCACCAGTGCCTCACTTCCAGCCCCAG GGCTTCTGGCTACCCGGGTGGAAGTACCACTGCTGGGCATTGTTGTGGCTGCTGGGCTTGCCCTGGGCACCCTCGTGGGGTTCAGCACCTTGGTGGCCTGCCTGGTCtgtaggaaagagaagaaaaccaaag GCCCCTCCCGGCGCCCATCTCTTATATCAAG TGACTCCAACAACCTAAAACTCAACAACGTGCGCCTGCCACGGGAGAACATGTCCCTCCCGTCCAACCTTCAGCTCAATGACCTCACTCCAGATTCCAGAG TGAAACCAGCAGACCGGCCGATGGCTCAGAACAACAGCCGGCCAGAGCTTCTGGACCCGGAGCCCGGCGGCCTCCTCACCAGCCGAG GTTTCATCCGCCTCCCAATGCTGGGCTATATCTATCGAGTGTCCAGCGTGAGCAGTGATGAGATCTGGCTTTGA
- the LOC105476406 gene encoding transmembrane protein 25 isoform X4, whose protein sequence is MGSGERRFLWGRGAWRRSMSVCECACVQGVVARMLVASVYLRACVSLYCSLESVLGSAPAGCPGVCWVGLYLWALPFVSVPSPLGAGLYLCLRTWFFLFLESKFLEQLLDLPAVTWLTRRPAPFSQQPGAQARATMALPPGPATLRHTLLLLPALLSSGWGELAPQIDGQTWAERALRENERHAFTCRVAGGPGTPRLAWYLDGQLQEASTSRLLSVGGEAFSGGTSTFTVTAHRAQHELNCSLQDPSSGQSANASVILNVQFKPEIAQVGAKYQEAQGPGLLVVLFALVRANPPANVTWIDQDGPVTVNTSDFLVLDAQNYPWLTNHTVQLQLRSLAHNLSVVATNDVGVTSASLPAPGLLATRVEVPLLGIVVAAGLALGTLVGFSTLVACLVCRKEKKTKGPSRRPSLISSDSNNLKLNNVRLPRENMSLPSNLQLNDLTPDSRVKPADRPMAQNNSRPELLDPEPGGLLTSRGFIRLPMLGYIYRVSSVSSDEIWL, encoded by the exons aTGGGATCGGGAGAAAGGCGATTCCTTTGGGGGAGGGGCGCGTGGAGACGgagtatgagtgtgtgtgagtgtgcgtgtgtgcaaGGTGTGGTTGCACGGATGCTGGTTGCTTCTGTGTATCTGCGGGCGTGTGTCTCTTTGTATTGTAGCCTGGAGTCAGTGCTCGGTTCTGCACCTGCAGGATGTCCAGGTGTCTGCTGGGTGGGTCTGTACCTTTGGGCTTTGCCCTTCGTGTCCGTGCCTTCGCCACTGGGGGCTGGTCTATATTTGTGTCTCCGTACATGGTTCTTTTTGTTTCTGGAGAGTAAATTCCTGGAGCAATTGCTAGACCTACCTGCTGTCACCTGGCTGACACGGAGGCCCGCCCCCTTCTCTCAGCAGCCTGGGGCCCAGGCCCGGGCCACCATGGCGCTGCCTCCAGGCCCAGCCACCCTCCGGCACACACTGCTGCTCCTGCCAGCCCTTCTGAGCTCAG GTTGGGGGGAGTTGGCGCCACAAATAGATGGTCAGACCTGGGCTGAGCGGGCACTTCGGGAGAATGAACGCCACGCCTTCACCTGCCGGGTGGCAGGGGGGCCTGGCACCCCCAGATTGGCCTGGTATCTGGATGGACAGCTGCAGGAGGCCAGCACCTCAAGACTGCTGAGCGTGGGAGGGGAGGCCTTCTCTGGAGGCACCAGCACCTTCACTGTCACTGCCCACCGGGCCCAGCATGAGCTCAACTGCTCCCTGCAGGACCCCAGCAGTGGCCAATCAGCCAACGCCTCTGTCATCCTCAATGTGCAAT TCAAGCCAGAGATTGCCCAAGTCGGCGCCAAGTACCAGGAAGCTCAGGGCCCAGGCCTCCTGGTTGTCCTGTTTGCCCTTGTGCGTGCCAACCCGCCTGCCAATGTCACCTGGATCGACCAGGATGGGCCAGTGACTGTCAACACCTCTGACTTCCTGGTGCTGGATGCGCAGAACTACCCCTGGCTCACCAACCATACAGTACAGCTGCAGCTCCGCAGCCTGGCGCACAACCTCTCGGTGGTGGCCACCAATGATGTGGGTGTCACCAGTGCCTCACTTCCAGCCCCAG GGCTTCTGGCTACCCGGGTGGAAGTACCACTGCTGGGCATTGTTGTGGCTGCTGGGCTTGCCCTGGGCACCCTCGTGGGGTTCAGCACCTTGGTGGCCTGCCTGGTCtgtaggaaagagaagaaaaccaaag GCCCCTCCCGGCGCCCATCTCTTATATCAAG TGACTCCAACAACCTAAAACTCAACAACGTGCGCCTGCCACGGGAGAACATGTCCCTCCCGTCCAACCTTCAGCTCAATGACCTCACTCCAGATTCCAGAG TGAAACCAGCAGACCGGCCGATGGCTCAGAACAACAGCCGGCCAGAGCTTCTGGACCCGGAGCCCGGCGGCCTCCTCACCAGCCGAG GTTTCATCCGCCTCCCAATGCTGGGCTATATCTATCGAGTGTCCAGCGTGAGCAGTGATGAGATCTGGCTTTGA